The DNA sequence ACCACCTTAGAGCGAATATCTTCCCCATATAACTGAACAGTATCTACCCCCTCCTTTTTATAGGGAAAAGCCAAGCTAAGCTGGAGACCATCAGCTAAATATGTTGAGGCTTGAAACGCTCTTTTCCAACTCAACATATTCAACCGATGGTAATAGCCCATCAAAATGATCGCCGCGGAAATGCCTACCAAAGCCAATGAAATGGAAAATACGAAGGGTAAGGTGCCTGCTTTGAGTTTTAATTTATGCATGGGCTAATATCGCAATTTGGCTGTTCTTTTTCAGTTCAATAAATGTCTACACTATTTAGCACCTTGCTAAAAGACTCCTAATCATCGGCCAAATACCATAACAGAAAGATGCTTCTAAAAATTTATAACCTTCAAATAGTACCAAGTCTAACTTAGGCAATACTTCTTAAGGGATTTTCTTTTTACAAAGGGAAATCTATAACTTTTTACCTCTATTGGCAAATTCCTAAATAACCTTTGGGGGTTTGGAACCATTATACTACTTAAAAAAATAACCCTTCCACAATTTAATTCAATTAAAGCATATTTCATATTAGACCAAGGATGTGCGTACCCCCTGTTATCTACCTCATGCTTTGGTTTATATATAAAAACGATTTTAACATCTTTGGGTGAGAATACAACCTCACTTCTATCTGAGTAAGAATAGAGCTTATTCTCATCATCAAATGCAATCACACTATCTTTATTTAAACTAAAATGATTGAAATAAATTACAAATACCGGTATATAAACATATATAAGAATAAAAGTAGAGGTTAGAAAATAGAAAACAGGATCTAACAATAGGTTATCAAATCCTTTAATATGCCCAACTATCATCGATATAATTATTAAAAACACTGTATAACTCAATAAATGTCTAATTAACCTATAGTGGGAGTGATTATCAATTTTAAATTTTTTCATATATTCATTAAAATCTGGGAACCCATCCAGAACGGATTCCATTATTAAAATCTATATACCCTCTTTGAGTTTTATAGGTGATTTCTTGCATTAAATTTTGATAACCTTCAATTGCCATAGGCGCAAGATAAAAGCCAGCGCCAACCGCTACTCCTAAAAGTGGGTGAACCATACCTGCAGCATATGCAGCCCCAACTCCAGTCGTATTGTAGATGAAATTACCTAATGTCTGATTTCCATTATACAACTGAACCGCATCATAAGCTACTGAAAATACACCAACAGCTAACCCTCCATGCTTTGCAATACCCCCTATTATCGGTATGATTTTCGGGGTAGATCGCATAACTCCCACTATTTTATCTGGTGAGACGTGACCATAAATCGGTTTGACAGATGTAAATGTTGTGCTTTGCATTAATGATTCAATACCACCAAAAATTATCCCTCCCTCTGATAAGCGCTGGTTTATTTCTCCTGCATCATAATTTCCAAGTGTTCCTAATTTGTATCTTATTTTATCTGGCCCATTTAATTTATTATAGTTACGATTTTCTTTTCCTTGTTCAATCTTTTCATCAAGTTTTGAGGCTAATGGATGCGCCGCATGATTCAAACCCGAACTAATTAAACCATTCCTAAAGCCATCTGCAAATTCTCCACCTGCTATTTCACTACTAACTCCACCTACTAAACCACCTGCAGCGATTAAACCTGCTTTTTGCCAATAAATATTCTTAGGATTTACCTTTATACCACCAATAGCACTTGAGGCCGCAGATCCCATAGCACCAGAGGCAAACCCATGGATGTATTCCCCGCCTTGGGCTAAATTCATCACTCCTCCTACATGCCCATGCATAAATGCCTGAAGAGTACCCTTACCAAATGCTGACATACTTCCTGCTCCTGTTGCAGGAATACCCACTATCATTTGACCTATTCCAAATGATGCAGCTCCACCTATTGCCCCAAAAATGGCTGCCTTTCCTGCACCGTCCCAAAAGTTATTCCCATTAAATGAATTTGAGATCCCATTGGTTGCTACACTAATTGCTACACCAATCAACATCGAAGTAATGATCGCTTCCCCACCAGGATCTACCATCATCACAGGATTATTCCCCATCCCCACATATCCGCTGGCGAATTGACGGGCAGGATCCACGGATATCCAACGCCCTATGCGGGCATCATACATTCTGGCTTGGAAAGTATGCCAATTATGGGTATTCGTATCATCTTCTGCAAATTCCCCCTGATAACCATAACGGTAGGAGATATCGGTGGTACTCATTCGATAGCCAAAGGGGTAATAAGAGGCATGCCCACCTGAATTGATTGCTTCTTTATTCCAAGCGACCAATGAACGTACATTCCCTAAATGATCACGAATTTCATATACAGGATCTTCGTTCCCAGCGTAAGCGGTCCCTAATCGACTGCTGCCGTAGATGGGGACTTCAATAAGTTGTGGTGTCCCTTGATTGCTTTGCTGATAAATGGCCAGGACGTTACCTGAGGCATCATTTACGTAGTAGGTTTTTAAATTATCATCATCGTTTGCCTGGAAGGATCGATGGCCATTGACATTATATCCATAATTGACTGCAAACAGATTAGTACCTTTTTGGACATCTACCCTCGTCATATGCCCACTTAAATTAAAAGTAGGATTTAATGTTAGTTTTTGTTCCGTAAGCTCGACATTACCATCCCACTCTTTGTAGATCGCCTGTTTTAATTGACCAATTTCATCATAGCTAAAACTACCATAATCACCTAAACCACCATGAGCTACCCTTGCTAATTGGTTACGTGATGAATAGTGATAAGTAAAATCATCCATAACGTCCCCTTTATCATCAAATCGAGAAATTTTCTGGATGTTTTTGTTCTTATCATAAGATAAGTTGTTCACCTTAAACTGATCGGTAGTAGATTTAAATGTGGCCCCTGAAGCCATGGCATAATCCGCCGACAAGAGTTGTCATTAAGATCCGCATTGGGTTAGACGTAAATAATTACGTCTCTACAGGATAGCGTAATCCAATAATCCTGAAAATAAAGGCAAAAAAAAGACAGGCACAACACCTGTCTTTTCAATATCATTAAACATAGTCTGTCGAAAATATGATTTCTACTGTCGTAGGGACGTTGCATGCAACGTCCTTACCGTGAGGTAAAAATGACACCCTACATTAATAACTAACCATTAATTCCCTCTCCAGAAGAAAGGAGTAAACAGCAGCAAAACGGTAAACAACTCCAGTCGGCCCAACAGCATCAGTGAGCTACAAATCCACTTGGCCATCGGTGGTAACCAGGCAAAATTATCGACAGGACCAACACTGCCAATTCCAGGCCCCACATTCCCTAAAGAAGTCGCGCTCGCTCCCATGGCAGTCATCAGATCCAGGCCTGTCATGGCCAGGAGCATCGCACCGATCACGAAGGTGATCAGGAAAATAATTACGAAGGCAAGGACTGTATAGGTAATTTCACCCGATACCGCTTTGCCATTCAGCCGAACAGGAATAACGGCGGAGGGATGAAGTTGGCGCTTTAAATCCAGCCAGCCATTTTTGGCCAAAATTAAATGCCGAACAGTCTTGATTCCCCCTGCGGTGGAACCTGCTGAACCTCCGACAAACAATAGGATAAAACAGAGGATCGTCAGGAAGGGTGCCCAACTGGTATAATCAGCAGAAACAAAACCAGTGGTGGTGATTAAAGATACCAACTGGAAGGCCACATCACGGAAGCCCAGTTCTATATCTCCGTATAACTGGTACCCTACATACAACCCAAAAACGGTGGACAATCCCACGATAGATAAAAAGTACGCTCGAAACTCGTCGTTATTCCACACCTTTTTCAGCTGTCCCTGAAAGCCAAAATACATCATCGAGAAATTGGTTCCAGCGAAGAACATAAAGATGATGATTGTATATTGAATCAAAGGATTTGGAAAGTGAGCGATAGAGGCATTTTTAGTGGAGAATCCTCCAGTGGCCATGGTCGTAAGGCTATGGTTGAACGCATCATACCAGGTCATGCCAAACACCCGCAGCAACACGGTTTCTGTCAGGGTTAATCCAATATAAATCACCCATAGGCGTTTGGCGGTATCGGTGATTCGTGGGCGTAATTTATCTGCTGAAATCCCTGGGGCTTCTGCAACAAACAGCTGCATGCCCCCTACGCCTATCAAAGGCAGGATTGCGACAGTCAGTACAATAATTCCCATGCCGCCGATCCACTGCGTCAGGCTTCGCCAATACAGAATCGAGGGCGCCACGGCTTCAATATCTTTCAATATAGAAGCCCCAGTGGTGGTATAACCCGATATACATTCAAAAAAGGCATCGGTGAGGTTATGAATTGCGCCACTGAATAAATAGGGCAGGGTTGCTGATAAGGCCATCAGAATCCAGCCAAAAGTTACGACAATATAAACATCTCGCTTCTTGACCACCCGTTCGGTCTGACGTGTAAAAAAAAAGGCCAGACTGCCCGCTCCCATTGTTATGGCAAAAGCTTTCAGGATCGCCCAATGTTGCATATCCTGAAAATAGATTGAAAACGGTAGGGCTGTCAGCATAAAAACACTGTTGATGATCAACAGCATGCCGAGAATATGGATAATCGATTTAAAATGAAATCTCATGGAAGGATATTACTTAAAAAATCTTTCTACCACCCGAATTGCTTCTGGCTTACACAATACAACCACGTGATCCTTCGGGTTGAACTCAAAATTACCCATAGTGGTAAAACCACGAGTATTCCGAATTACCCCACCAATAATTGCACCTTCAGGAAAATCAAGGTCACGCACTTTCTGAAAGCATATCGCTGAATTTTCGCGTACTTCAAATTCCATTACCTCAGCATCTACTCCATGCACACTCGTTACAGTGAGTACATTTCCACGGCGCAAGTAGCGGCAAATAAAGTTTGCGGCAATCAATTTTTTATTGATCATGGTATCTACACCAATCGCCTGCGAAAGGTGTATATAGTCCATATTTTCTACCAAAGCGATGGTTTTCTGTACATTGTTGTTTTTCGCCAACAGGCAGGAAATAATGTTGGTTTCAGAGTTTCCTGTAACAGCAATGAAGGCGTCCATTTCCTCCAGGCCTTCCTCTTTCAGCAAGGAAACATCATTGGAATCTCCATTAATTACCAAAACTTCAGGCAACTGATCAGCCAGTAAAAAACACTTCTCTTTGTCTTTTTCCACCAGCTTCACCCGGTATTTGTTGGTGCGCTCCGAAAGTTTCCGTGCGGCATGTAAGCCCGTACGGCTCCCGCCAAGAATCATAATATCTTTGATTCGTTTTTTCGTTCCACCCTTCAGTGAAAAGACCGCATCGACTCCTGTTGGTTCTGCAATAAAATAGACATAATCGTTTACTTCAAGGCGGGTATCCCCATCAGGAATAATCGTTTGCCCATCTCGCAAGACGGCCACAATTACAAAGTCACGGTTTTTATTCAGTGAGGCGGAATCTTTCAGGGTTACCCCTGCAAAAGGATCACCCTCTTCGATATGTATACCGATCAGGGAAAGCATTCCTCTGTCGAACTCAAAAGTGTCCGTCAGGGCGGCCTCGCGCAACAGGCGCTTAATCTCCCGAGCAGCCAAAGATTCTGGCGAAATAAGCTCATCTATCCCCAGGGAGCGTAAATCTTCGCGTTGCCTATGGCTCAGGAAATCCACATTGTTGATGCGTGCAACCGTTCGCTGTGCTCCCAGTTTTTTTCCAATCATACAGGTGGCCAGGTTGGTTTCCTCCGCAGGCGTAACAGCAATCAGCAAATCTGCCTTCGCCACTTCCGCATCCTTGAGTACATCATAATAAATGGAGTTCCCCTCGATCGTGGCAACATCCAACTGATTAGAGACATACTGCAACCTCTCCTTGTCTGTGTCAATAATGACAATATCTTTTTGCTCGTGGGCCAATTGCTTCGCTAAATGGAAGCCGACCTCCCCTGCGCCAGCGATAACTATATGCATTTTCTTCCTGCTAATTTCTAATTGCTCGAATATAGGAAATTTTAAAATCAAATTAAGGTTTAATTACAATTCCGCCTATAATAAAGCGGTTCAGATTATCGTTGCCCCCCGAATGTCCTCACTCATCAAAAAATTATAATTTTCACCAATTTAAGTCTTTAATCAATACCTAAAGCATTGAGTTACTGCCAACTACGAAACAATCCACTTTATCAACCGTATCCCTACTTAGGGCATAAGTGTTTTTCTTTTGCTTCTATTTTTATCTTAAAAAGATCACCAAATATTACCTAACCCTCCACCAACCACCTAACTAAAAAAATTTCCTACTTCAAAAAGAACGTGGATTTGAAGAACCAATACCGAACTATTACAAACTAAACTTACCAAACATGACAGCGTTAGAATTTAGCTACAATCTTGACAAGTTATCCACTTCGTTAAGACCGTTTGCTATGAGATTGACTAAGGATTCAGAGGCGGCGAATGACCTGTTACAGGAAACTGTGCTAAAAGCATATACCAATAGGGAGAAGTTTACTGAGGGGACAAATTTGAAAGCGTGGCTTTACACGATCATGAAAAACACTTTCATCACCAATTATCAAAGAATGGTGAGAAGGAATACCTTTATTGATACCACAGATAATTTACATTACATTAACTCTTCTGGCAACATTACAGAGAACATGGCGTATTCAAGTTTCGCCATGCGGGATATCAAGGAAGCGATTGGCAAATTGGATGAAAATTACCGCTTGCCATTCTTAATGCACTTTCGAGGGTTTAAGTATTATGAAATTGCCGAAAAACTGAATATTCCTATTGGAACTGTAAAAAATAGAATACATATTGCTCGTAAGGACCTTAAATCAATGCTTAAAAATTATCAAGGCAAATTATAGGTCCGATATTAAGTGTCGAGCCATAATCAACCTTATCGATGAACTCTATAAAAAAAAAGGCAGTCGTGATTGGTGCTGGATTCTCCGGAATTTCTGTCGCCAGTTCACTTGCACAAAAAGGGTATCAAGTAACTGTTATTGAAAAAAACACACAATTAGGAGGCAGAGCCCGGCAATACCATTGCTCGGGCTTTACTTTTGATATGGGACCAAGCTGGTACTGGATGCCTGACATTTTTGAAAATTATTTCAAGCAATTTGGAAAGAAGCCATCAGACTATTATGAGCTGGTCAGGCTCGACCCCTCATATACGATCGTCTTTGATGAAAAAGAGCACTGGCCCATTCCCGCTTCAACAAAAGAACTCGGTGAATTTTTAGAAAAGTTTGAAAAAGGCGCCGCAAAACAACTCGACAAATTCCTTGAGCAGGCCGCCTATAAATACAAAGTGGGAATTAATGATTTTGTGAATCGACCGTCCTTATCGGTGACTGAATTTATTGATTTCAAAATCTTAAAAGGAGCCTTGAGTCTTGACCTACTGTCGTCACTGGCAAGCCATGTACGGAAATTTTTTAAGCACGAGAAGATTATCAAGTTACTCGAATTTCCAGTGCTTTTTCTTGGCGCAACGCCGCAAAATACGCCTGCATTATACAGTCTGATGAATTATGCCGACCTATCATTAGGGACCTGGTACCCACAGGGGGGCATGTACAAGATTGTTGAGGGGATGGTGAGTTTAGCCGAAGAACTTGGTGTGGAATTTAAAACTGGCGAAACAGTTAGTCATATCGAGGTTAATGATGGCAAAGCCCGGGGTGTTACCACGGATCAGGGGCATTACCATGCTGATATAGTTGTTGGTGGTGCGGACTATGAACATATCGAGCAAAAGTTACTTCCGCCTCAGTACCGATCCTACAGCCGAAAATATTGGGAGAAGAGAACGATGGCTCCTTCAGCGCTGTTATTCTATATCGGTCTTGATAAAAAACTTGAAGGCATAAACCACCACATGCTGTTCTTTGATGAGGACTTTAATCAGCACGCTAAGGATATTTACACTGACCCAAAATGGCCCAGCAAGCCATTATTCTATATGAGTGCGGCATCGGTTACTGATCCTTCCGTTGCACCAGAAGGAAAGGAAAATTTGGTATTACTGATTCCGGTAGCCCCAGGGTTGCAGGATGATGAACAAACCCGCACCCATTATTATGACATCATCATGGCGCGCTTAGAACGTCTGATTGGACAATCAGTTAAAAAGCATGTGCTTTTCAAAAAATCATATGCAATTACTGATTTTGAAAATGACTACAACGCTTTCAGGGGAAATGCTTACGGTTTAGCCAATACCCTGAGCCAGACGGCAATATTGAAACCCAAATGCCGTTCAAAAGTAGTTGAAAATTTGTATTTTGTTGGACAACTCACTGTACCAGGGCCTGGTGTGCCCCCCTCATTAATTTCAGGGACAGTCGTTGCCAAAGAAATTGAAAAAGCCTACGCTCCCCATTAAGATACCTCATGATGATGGACCTATTTACCAAAACCACCTTTGATTGTGCCAAGCTGATCACTCAAGCTTACAGCACCTCTTTTACGCTTGGCATCAAAACCCTTGATAAATCTCTTCATGAGCCTATTTATGCAATTTATGGGTTTGTCAGGTATGCTGATGAAATTGTCGATACTTTTCACCAGTGGGATCGTGCCGCTTTGCTCAACCGCTTTGAAAAAGACACCTTTCAGTCCCTTGAAGAGGGCATCAGCCTTAACCCGGTATTGCATGCTTTTCAGAATGTCGTCAATGCCTACAAAATTGACCACGAGTACATCAAGGCTTTTTTGTACAGCATGAGGATGGACCTTACCGAGACGACTTACGATCAGCAAAAGTATGAAACCTATATTTATGGTTCTGCTGAAGTTGTTGGCTTGATGTGCCTGAAAGTTTTCTGTCAGCATTCGAATGCCGACTTCGATCATTTGAAAACCGCCGCCTGTAAATTGGGCAGTGCTTTTCAAAAAGTGAATTTTCTGCGCGATATGAAAAGTGACCATGAAGAGCGAGGGCGGGTCTATTTCCCAAAGGTTGATTATACGCAGTTCAATGACCATATCAAGAAAAGTATAGAGACGGATATACAGTCGGATTTTGACCAGGCTTATGAAGGCATTGTCAATCTTCCTGACAACGCACGGATGGGAGTTTACCTTGCTTATGTCTATTACCTTCAGCTTTTTGAGAAAATCAAAGGCGCCTCTTTTCAGGCCGTAAAGAGTGAGCGTATCAGGATCCCAAACCCTACGAAGCTCTTACTGCTGACTAAAACCTATTTTCAGTTTCGATTAAAAACCATTTGACCCATGACAAAAGTCTTTCTGAAACGGTTATATATTCAAAAGCGCTATTCCACACACCACACCATTTATCCATGAAAAAGCTACAAGTAGATATCGATCAAAATTCTGGATTTTGCTTCGGCGTCGTTTATGCGATAGAAATGGCGGAAGAAATCCTTCGGGACGATGGGCAATTATATTGTTTAGGAGATATTGTTCATAACGATGAGGAAGTCGCTCGCCTACAGGCTATGGGCCTGGAAATCATTAACCATGAGCAGCTTCAGAACATCCGGTCAGCAAAAGTGCTGATTCGCGCCCACGGTGAGCCACCATCGACTTACCGCATGGCATTGGAAAATGAGCTGGAGCTTATTGATGCCTCCTGCCCAGTAGTACTGAAACTTCAGAACCGTATAAAAAATGCTTTCGACAAGAAGGAGAAGATTTACATTTACGGCAAGCATGGGCATGCTGAAGTATTGGGCTTAATTGGGCAAACGAACAAAGAGGCGGTCGTCTTTCAGTCAATCGAAGAACTGAATATCGAGGAGCTTCCTCCCCAGATCAGCCTGTACAGCCAAACTACAAAAAGCACCGATTCATTTTATAAAATTCTCGCCACACTCCACGAGCATGGCATCTCTGTTAATGCTAATGACACCATTTGCCGACAGGTCTCCAACCGAGACAAGGAGCTGAAGAAGTTTGCCGCGCAATATGACCGTATTGTTTTTGTGTCGGGCACGAAATCATCGAATGGTAAAGTGCTATACAATATCTGTAAACAGCAAAACGAATCCACTCATTTCGTCTCGCACAAGAGTCAAATTGAGGCAGAATGGTTTTCAGAAGGGGACAGTGTCGGTATTTGTGGGGCAACATCCACCCCAATGTGGCTTATGGAGGAGGTGCAACAACACATTCAACAACTATAATTTTTTTATGCAGATTCTTATTAATATTCTGTTGGTCATTGGCGCCTTTCTTTTTATGGAAGGCGTTGCATGGTTCACCCACAAATATGTGATGCACGGTTTTCTATGGAGTTGGCATCAGGATCACCACACGGTGCATCAGAAAAATTTTGAGAAGAACGATCTTTTTGCCGTGGTCTTCAGCATTCCTGCCATTGTCATGATTGTGATTGGTTCGGAGTTCCCTGAGGTCAGATTCCTGTTATATCTCGGAATTGGGATAACCTGCTATGGGGTTTTCTACTCTATTTTCCACGACATCATTGTTCATCGGAGAATCAAGTTTAAATATCAGTTTAAATCCCGATACATGAAGCGTATTATGAAGGCGCATTACGTGCATCATGCGGTACATTCCAAAGAGGGTGCGGAAGCTTTCGGCTTTCTCTATGCGCCAAAAAAATATGAAAAACAGGGCATCACGAAAAAAGAAGTTCATCAGGCTTCCCGAACGGAGGCACATACTTCCTGATTGCCCTAAAATAGAAAAAACCTTCAGCTTGAATGCTGAAGGTTTTTTTTTATCTGAAAGTTCGCAAATGTTACTCTGCGTCCTCTACAGCTTCTGCTAACACAATAATCTTGTTTTCGAGTACTTCTACTACACCACCGTCAACTATGATAATAGATTCTTTATCATTAACGATGTACTTCAATGGACCTTTTGCCAAGGTAGAGATTAAAGGGGCGTGATTTGAAAGTACTTGAAATGCGCCATTGGTTCCTGGGAAAGTAGCCGCAGATACTTCACCTTCAAAAACCTTACGGTCTGGTGTTACGATTTCCAAGTATATCATTACCTGTTGGTTTTATGAAAAGAGCGATACCGAAGCACCGCTCTCTATATATTATCAAAAGTGATTATTCGGCAGCTTCAGCCAACAATTTCTCACCTTTCTCAATCGCTTCTTCGATTGCACCTACGAATGTAAATGCCGCCTCAGGAAGGTGATCTACTTCACCGTTCATGATCATTTTGAAACCACGAAGCGTGTCTTTGATATCTACCAGACAACCTGGGATACCCGAGAACTGCTCTGCCACGTGGAATGGCTGAGACAAGAAACGCTGAACACGACGAGCGCGGTGTACTACCTGCTTATCTTCGTCAGACAATTCATCCATACCCAAAATCGCAATGATATCCTGAAGCTCATTGTAACGTTGCAAGATGTTAATTACATCCTGAGCTACTTGGTAATGATCTTCACCTACGATATCTGGAGAAAGGATACGTGAAGTTGAATCCAATGGATCTACCGCTGGGTAGATACCCTGAGAAGCAATCTTACGAGACAATACTGTTTTTGCATCCAAGTGGGCGAAAGTTGTCGCTGGTGCAGGGTCAGTCAAGTCATCGGCTGGTACATATACTGCTTGTACAGAAGTAATGGAACCGTTTTTAGTCGATGAAATACGCTCCTGCATAGCTCCCATCTCTGTTGCCAAAGTTGGTTGGTAACCTACCGCTGATGGCATACGACCCAAAAGTGCCGATACCTCAGAACCTGCCTGCGTAAAGCGGAAGATGTTATCTACGAAGAAAAGGATATCACGTCCTTTACCAGAACCATCACCGTCACGGAAGTACTCAGCGATTGTCAAACCAGACAATGCTACACGTGCACGCGCCCCAGGAGGCTCGTTCATCTGTCCGTAAACCAGTGTTGCCTGAGAAGTTTCCAACTGTGCTCTGTCTACTTTAGACAAATCCCAGTCTCCTGCTTCCATAGACTCTTCAAACTCTTTACCGTATTTGATTACACCTGATTCGATCATCTCACGAAGCAAGTCATTACCCTCACGAGTACGCTCACCAACACCTGCAAATACAGACAAACCAGAGTATGCCTTTGCAATGTTGTTGATCAACTCCATAATCAATACTGTTTTACCTACTCCGGCACCACCGAAAAGACCAATCTTACCACCTTTAGCATAAGGCTCAATAAGGTCAATCACTTTGATACCAGTGAAAAGAATTTCAGTAGAGGTTGATAGCTCCTCATATGCTGGAGCTGAGCGGTGAATAGGAAGACCTTCTTGTGTTTTTGGAGCACCCATACCGTCGATTGCTTCACCAATCACGTTAAACATACGACCGCGGATGTCTTCACCTACGGGCATCTGAATTGGGGAACCCAAATCTTTTACTTCCAATCCTCGAAGAAGACCTTCAGTACCGTCCATAGCAATGGTACGTACACGATTCTCTCCTAAGTGCTGTTGAACTTCAAGTACCACTCTTGCGCCATCAGTCGGCTTGATTACCTCAAGACCGTTCATAATGGCAGGCAACGTCATACCTTCAGCGTCAAAAGCGACGTCTACAACTGGTCCAATAACCGTTGTGATTTTGCCAATGTTTGCCATGCTAAAATTATATTCTATTGATCGATGGTCAATAATTTATATTTCCCAGACCAGATTTTCGGAGAAAGAGGCCTGCAGAAAAATTATTGTAATGCGTAAATGTCTTGCATCCGTACGGACGTAAGAACGGCTAAATTTACACAAATTTTTATATT is a window from the Persicobacter psychrovividus genome containing:
- the atpD gene encoding F0F1 ATP synthase subunit beta, whose amino-acid sequence is MANIGKITTVIGPVVDVAFDAEGMTLPAIMNGLEVIKPTDGARVVLEVQQHLGENRVRTIAMDGTEGLLRGLEVKDLGSPIQMPVGEDIRGRMFNVIGEAIDGMGAPKTQEGLPIHRSAPAYEELSTSTEILFTGIKVIDLIEPYAKGGKIGLFGGAGVGKTVLIMELINNIAKAYSGLSVFAGVGERTREGNDLLREMIESGVIKYGKEFEESMEAGDWDLSKVDRAQLETSQATLVYGQMNEPPGARARVALSGLTIAEYFRDGDGSGKGRDILFFVDNIFRFTQAGSEVSALLGRMPSAVGYQPTLATEMGAMQERISSTKNGSITSVQAVYVPADDLTDPAPATTFAHLDAKTVLSRKIASQGIYPAVDPLDSTSRILSPDIVGEDHYQVAQDVINILQRYNELQDIIAILGMDELSDEDKQVVHRARRVQRFLSQPFHVAEQFSGIPGCLVDIKDTLRGFKMIMNGEVDHLPEAAFTFVGAIEEAIEKGEKLLAEAAE
- the atpC gene encoding ATP synthase F1 subunit epsilon, whose product is MYLEIVTPDRKVFEGEVSAATFPGTNGAFQVLSNHAPLISTLAKGPLKYIVNDKESIIIVDGGVVEVLENKIIVLAEAVEDAE
- a CDS encoding beta-carotene hydroxylase, with translation MQILINILLVIGAFLFMEGVAWFTHKYVMHGFLWSWHQDHHTVHQKNFEKNDLFAVVFSIPAIVMIVIGSEFPEVRFLLYLGIGITCYGVFYSIFHDIIVHRRIKFKYQFKSRYMKRIMKAHYVHHAVHSKEGAEAFGFLYAPKKYEKQGITKKEVHQASRTEAHTS